In Mixta intestinalis, the following are encoded in one genomic region:
- a CDS encoding quinone oxidoreductase codes for MAKRIQIARHGGPEELQWVDFDPGEPHEDEVQVENKAIGINYIDTYVRSGLYPAPALPSGIGTEAAGVVSRVGSNVTAIKPGDRVVYAQSPLGAYSEIHNVHQDKVALLPDAISFEQAAASFLKGLTVHYLLRQTYEVQPDEIFLFHAAAGGVGLIACQWAKALGAHLIGTVGSAEKAQLAKDHGAWATINYREEDIVQRVSDLTNGNKVRVVYDSVGKETWLASLDCLQRRGLMVSFGNSSGPVTGVNLAILNQKGSLYLTRPSLNGYITMRDELQRASNDLFSMIASGAIKVDVPENQRFPLREAQRAHSTLESRATQGSSLLIP; via the coding sequence ATGGCAAAACGTATTCAAATCGCCCGCCACGGCGGCCCGGAAGAACTACAGTGGGTCGATTTCGATCCCGGTGAACCACATGAAGATGAAGTACAGGTAGAAAACAAAGCCATCGGCATCAACTATATCGATACCTATGTGCGCAGCGGCCTTTACCCGGCACCGGCATTACCTTCCGGCATCGGCACCGAAGCGGCGGGCGTGGTGTCCCGCGTCGGCAGCAACGTAACCGCCATTAAGCCAGGCGATCGCGTGGTTTACGCCCAGTCGCCGCTGGGAGCCTACAGCGAAATACATAATGTGCATCAGGATAAGGTGGCGCTGCTGCCGGACGCCATCTCATTTGAGCAGGCAGCAGCCTCGTTTTTAAAAGGGCTAACCGTCCATTATCTGCTACGCCAGACTTATGAAGTGCAGCCGGATGAGATCTTCCTGTTTCATGCGGCGGCAGGCGGTGTCGGACTGATTGCCTGTCAGTGGGCGAAAGCGCTGGGCGCACACCTGATCGGCACCGTCGGCTCGGCAGAAAAAGCACAGCTGGCGAAAGATCACGGTGCCTGGGCCACCATCAATTACCGCGAGGAGGATATCGTTCAGCGCGTTAGCGATCTGACCAACGGTAACAAAGTACGGGTGGTTTACGATTCGGTGGGTAAAGAAACCTGGCTGGCCTCGCTGGATTGCTTACAGCGCCGCGGCCTGATGGTGAGCTTCGGCAATTCATCCGGCCCGGTTACCGGCGTTAACCTGGCTATCCTGAACCAGAAAGGATCGCTTTATCTGACGCGCCCATCGCTGAACGGCTATATCACCATGCGCGATGAGCTACAGCGGGCCAGCAATGACCTTTTCTCAATGATTGCCAGCGGAGCGATTAAGGTGGACGTGCCGGAAAATCAGCGTTTTCCGCTACGGGAAGCTCAGCGGGCACACTCGACGCTGGAAAGCCGTGCAACTCAGGGCTCCAGCCTGCTTATTCCCTGA
- the dusA gene encoding tRNA dihydrouridine(20/20a) synthase DusA — translation MSQQFPSQRFSIAPMLDWTDRHCRYFHRQLTRNTLLYTEMVTTGAIIHGKGDYLAYSEEEHPVALQLGGSDPAALAQCAQLAQARGYDEINLNVGCPSDRVQNGRFGACLMGEAVLVADCVKAMRDVVSIPVTVKTRIGIDDRDSYEFLCDFIGTVAQQGGCDTFIIHARKAWLSGLSPKENREIPPLDYPRVYQLKRDFPHLTLALNGGVKSLEEAQTHLQYVDGVMMGREAYQNPGLLGQVDRVLFGSEAPDADPVAVVRAMYPYIECELTQGTYLGHITRHMLGLFQGIPGARQWRRYLSENAHKPGADIEVVEKALSLVADKIIASA, via the coding sequence ATGTCCCAGCAATTCCCTTCCCAACGTTTTTCCATCGCGCCGATGCTCGACTGGACCGATCGCCACTGCCGCTATTTTCATCGTCAGCTGACGCGAAACACGCTGCTTTACACCGAGATGGTCACTACCGGTGCCATTATTCATGGCAAAGGCGATTATCTGGCGTATAGCGAAGAAGAACATCCGGTAGCGTTACAGCTGGGCGGCAGCGATCCGGCGGCGCTGGCGCAATGCGCGCAGCTGGCGCAGGCGCGCGGCTATGATGAAATTAACCTGAACGTAGGCTGTCCTTCCGATCGCGTACAGAATGGTCGCTTCGGTGCCTGTCTGATGGGCGAAGCCGTGCTGGTCGCTGACTGCGTTAAGGCGATGCGTGACGTGGTATCTATTCCGGTCACGGTAAAAACCCGCATCGGCATTGATGATAGAGATAGCTACGAATTCCTGTGTGATTTTATCGGCACCGTAGCGCAGCAGGGCGGTTGCGACACCTTTATTATTCATGCCCGTAAGGCCTGGCTGTCCGGCCTCAGCCCGAAAGAAAACCGCGAGATCCCACCGCTGGATTACCCACGCGTATATCAGCTCAAGCGTGACTTTCCACACTTGACGCTGGCGTTAAACGGTGGCGTCAAATCGCTGGAAGAGGCACAGACCCATTTACAGTATGTTGATGGCGTCATGATGGGGCGTGAAGCCTATCAGAATCCTGGTCTGCTGGGTCAGGTGGACCGCGTGCTGTTCGGCAGCGAGGCACCGGACGCCGATCCTGTTGCCGTAGTGCGCGCTATGTATCCTTATATTGAGTGTGAACTGACGCAGGGTACTTACCTGGGGCACATCACTCGTCATATGCTGGGTCTGTTTCAGGGCATTCCGGGTGCGCGGCAGTGGCGTCGCTATCTGAGCGAGAATGCGCATAAGCCAGGCGCAGATATCGAAGTGGTAGAAAAAGCGTTGTCGCTGGTTGCGGATAAGATAATCGCCAGCGCCTGA
- a CDS encoding conjugal transfer protein TraF, with the protein MAMKTVKYFKISSVTALTAIMLTPFSLQAASGYFDARNDAMGGTGVASSNFATAPLANPALLTKGQAEGAISLILPSVGGQISDKDKMIDKIDDVNSTVDYYRNVYKSFDASNLGALLDSYARIRSASGGLANQLRDLRGNRADGSAGAAIVVAVPNETLPFAFVTKAYGTAHLQTDVAQSDIDYLDAVAEGKRIPAPGDQYLLRSSATGVAAVVADYGIAVAHKFNVGGQAVSVGITPKLQQTYLYNYRALVYNFNKNKVTNSEYRTNDTGFNLDAGLSTDVGDSWTLGLSAQNLISRNIETKKVEGYRDTYQIRPLVTAGAAWHSETLTASLDVDATATKRFKSQNDSQYAGVGVEYRVLNWLQLRGGYRADMKSNDTDVVSAGIGIAPFNNRVHLDLAGSVGEDNTWGAMAQLGFSF; encoded by the coding sequence ATGGCAATGAAAACTGTTAAATATTTTAAGATTTCTTCTGTAACTGCATTAACCGCAATTATGTTAACCCCCTTTTCTTTGCAGGCGGCCAGCGGTTATTTTGATGCGCGTAACGATGCTATGGGCGGAACCGGCGTTGCATCATCGAATTTTGCTACTGCGCCACTGGCTAACCCGGCGCTGTTAACCAAAGGTCAGGCTGAAGGGGCTATTAGCCTGATCCTGCCTTCCGTGGGCGGGCAGATCAGCGATAAAGATAAAATGATTGATAAGATCGACGATGTGAACAGCACGGTGGATTACTATCGCAATGTGTACAAAAGTTTTGATGCGAGCAACCTGGGCGCTCTGCTTGATAGCTATGCCCGAATTCGCTCAGCCTCAGGTGGTTTAGCCAATCAGCTACGCGATTTGCGCGGTAATCGGGCCGATGGCTCTGCTGGTGCGGCTATTGTGGTGGCGGTGCCCAATGAAACCTTACCCTTTGCCTTTGTCACTAAAGCCTACGGTACGGCGCATCTACAAACTGACGTGGCGCAAAGTGATATCGACTATCTGGACGCGGTAGCTGAGGGTAAGCGGATACCTGCGCCGGGCGATCAGTATCTGTTGCGTTCCAGCGCCACGGGTGTTGCAGCCGTTGTGGCAGATTACGGGATTGCGGTTGCCCACAAGTTTAATGTTGGCGGGCAGGCGGTTTCGGTTGGTATTACGCCGAAGCTACAGCAGACATACCTCTACAACTATCGTGCGCTGGTTTACAACTTCAATAAAAACAAGGTGACCAACAGCGAGTACCGCACCAACGATACCGGATTTAACCTCGATGCAGGGCTATCCACCGACGTTGGCGATAGCTGGACTTTGGGCCTGAGCGCGCAAAACCTGATTTCACGTAATATCGAGACCAAAAAAGTAGAAGGCTATCGTGATACTTATCAGATCCGCCCGCTGGTCACCGCCGGTGCCGCCTGGCATAGCGAAACGCTGACCGCCAGCCTGGATGTTGACGCCACGGCGACAAAGCGCTTTAAATCTCAGAATGACAGCCAGTATGCAGGCGTGGGCGTAGAATATCGCGTGTTGAACTGGCTACAGCTGCGTGGTGGCTATCGTGCCGATATGAAATCTAACGATACCGATGTGGTTAGTGCCGGTATTGGTATTGCGCCTTTCAACAACCGCGTTCATCTTGATCTTGCCGGTTCGGTGGGGGAAGACAACACCTGGGGTGCGATGGCGCAGCTGGGCTTCTCTTTCTGA
- the zur gene encoding zinc uptake transcriptional repressor Zur has protein sequence MLSPSQQILSQAEKICQQRNVRLTPQRLEVLRLMSERNGAISAYDLLDLLRVSEPQAKPPTVYRALDFLLEQGFIHRVESNNSYVVCHHFEQPPHTSAMLICDRCGAVSEQQAHGVESILELLAQQSGFALSNSVIEAHGLCANCRDVESCEHPETCTHDHSQVSKKRGR, from the coding sequence ATGCTATCACCTTCACAGCAGATTCTGTCGCAGGCTGAAAAAATCTGTCAGCAGCGTAATGTGCGCCTGACGCCGCAGCGTCTGGAGGTGCTGCGTTTAATGAGCGAGAGAAACGGCGCTATCAGCGCTTACGATCTGCTCGATCTGCTACGTGTATCTGAGCCGCAGGCAAAACCGCCCACCGTCTATCGTGCGCTCGATTTTTTGCTGGAGCAGGGTTTTATTCATCGCGTGGAATCCAACAATAGCTATGTGGTTTGCCATCATTTCGAGCAGCCACCGCATACATCGGCAATGTTAATTTGCGATCGTTGCGGCGCAGTCAGTGAACAGCAAGCGCATGGCGTAGAATCGATCCTCGAACTACTGGCGCAGCAGAGCGGCTTTGCGCTAAGTAACAGCGTGATTGAAGCGCATGGTCTGTGTGCGAACTGTAGGGATGTAGAGAGCTGTGAACACCCCGAAACCTGTACGCACGATCACAGCCAGGTCAGCAAAAAACGCGGGCGCTGA
- a CDS encoding CsbD family protein — MNRDEAGGNWKQFKGKMKEKWGKLTDDDMTVIEGKRDQLVGKIQERYGYAKDEAEKEVNDWETQNRDYRW, encoded by the coding sequence ATGAACAGAGACGAAGCCGGCGGTAACTGGAAACAGTTTAAAGGTAAGATGAAAGAGAAATGGGGCAAGCTGACCGATGATGATATGACCGTTATTGAAGGTAAACGCGATCAGCTGGTTGGTAAGATTCAGGAACGCTACGGCTATGCAAAAGACGAAGCGGAAAAAGAAGTAAACGACTGGGAAACCCAAAACCGCGATTATCGCTGGTAA
- the dinF gene encoding MATE family efflux transporter DinF yields MQLFSATDKQLWRLALPMILSNITVPLLGLVDTAVIGHLDSPVYLGGVAVGATATSFLFMLLLFLRMSTTGLTAQAFGADDKAGMARALVQPLLMALVAGGLFILLRYPLSSLAAQVVGGSPEVLEQAQRFIQVRWLSAPATLANLVILGWLLGVQYARAPVILLVTGNLVNILLDLWFVIGLRWGVAGAASATAIAEYVTLAVGLGMVWHVMRLRQISFTLLKRAVRGDMRRLLRLNRDIMVRSLLLQVCFASVTVLGARMGSDIVAVNAVLLMFLTFTAYALDGFAYAVEAVSGEAFGARDADKLHRVWRAACRQAGTVALLFACAWGFWGQNIVALLTSLSALQTLADRYLFWQMILPLAGVWCYLLDGMFIGATRGREMRNSMAVAALGFGLTLLTLPHLGNHGLWLAVTVFLLLRGLTLGWIWRRYQRRGDWFTI; encoded by the coding sequence ATGCAACTCTTTTCAGCAACTGATAAACAACTTTGGCGGCTGGCGCTGCCGATGATCCTCTCCAACATTACCGTTCCGCTACTGGGCCTGGTTGATACCGCCGTTATTGGGCATCTGGACAGCCCGGTTTATCTGGGTGGCGTAGCCGTTGGCGCTACGGCGACCAGCTTTCTGTTTATGCTGCTGCTGTTTCTACGTATGAGCACTACCGGTCTGACGGCGCAGGCTTTTGGTGCCGACGATAAAGCCGGGATGGCGCGCGCGCTGGTGCAACCATTGCTGATGGCGCTGGTGGCTGGCGGATTATTTATCTTGTTGCGTTACCCGCTCAGTAGTCTGGCGGCACAGGTAGTCGGCGGTAGCCCGGAAGTGCTTGAACAGGCACAGCGTTTTATTCAGGTGCGCTGGCTCAGTGCGCCTGCCACGTTAGCAAACCTGGTGATTCTCGGCTGGCTGCTGGGCGTGCAGTATGCGCGTGCACCGGTGATTTTACTGGTGACAGGCAACCTGGTGAATATTCTGCTCGATCTGTGGTTTGTCATTGGTCTCCGCTGGGGCGTTGCGGGCGCTGCATCGGCAACGGCGATTGCTGAATACGTTACGCTGGCGGTAGGGCTGGGGATGGTATGGCACGTAATGCGTCTGCGGCAGATCTCTTTCACGCTGTTGAAAAGGGCAGTACGGGGCGATATGCGTCGTCTTCTGCGGCTGAATCGCGACATTATGGTGCGTTCGCTGCTGTTACAAGTCTGCTTTGCGTCGGTCACGGTATTGGGCGCGCGCATGGGCAGTGATATTGTGGCAGTTAATGCTGTGTTGTTGATGTTCCTGACCTTTACCGCCTATGCACTGGACGGCTTTGCCTATGCGGTCGAAGCGGTATCAGGCGAAGCCTTTGGTGCGCGCGATGCGGATAAACTTCACCGTGTTTGGCGTGCCGCCTGCCGTCAGGCGGGTACGGTGGCGCTGCTGTTTGCCTGTGCATGGGGATTCTGGGGGCAGAATATCGTTGCGTTATTAACCTCTCTGTCTGCTTTGCAAACGCTGGCGGATCGCTATCTGTTTTGGCAAATGATTTTGCCGCTGGCGGGTGTCTGGTGTTATCTGCTGGATGGTATGTTTATTGGCGCAACGCGTGGACGCGAAATGCGTAACAGTATGGCCGTGGCCGCGCTGGGTTTCGGCTTAACGCTGTTGACGCTGCCTCATCTTGGTAATCATGGCCTGTGGCTGGCGGTTACGGTTTTTCTGCTGTTACGTGGTTTAACGCTGGGCTGGATATGGCGACGTTATCAACGACGCGGCGACTGGTTCACGATTTGA
- the lexA gene encoding transcriptional repressor LexA — protein MKTLTARQQQVYDLIRDHINQTGMPPTRAEIASQLGFRSPNAAEEHLKALARKGVIEMVSGASRGIRLMAEEENGLPLIGRVAAGEPLLAQEHIESRFQVDPNLFKPHADFLLRVSGMSMKDIGIVDGDLLAVHKTQDVRNGQVVVARIDDEVTVKRLKKQGNTVQLLPENSDFQPIVVDLQQQTLTIEGLAVGVIRNGDWL, from the coding sequence ATGAAAACCTTAACGGCTCGGCAGCAGCAGGTTTATGACCTGATTCGCGATCACATTAACCAGACGGGGATGCCGCCTACACGTGCGGAAATTGCCTCTCAGCTGGGCTTCCGCTCCCCTAACGCTGCTGAAGAACACCTGAAAGCGCTGGCGCGTAAAGGCGTAATTGAGATGGTCTCCGGTGCGTCGCGTGGTATTCGCCTCATGGCGGAAGAAGAAAACGGCCTGCCGCTGATCGGTCGTGTCGCCGCCGGTGAGCCGCTGCTGGCGCAGGAACACATTGAAAGCCGCTTTCAGGTCGATCCTAATCTGTTTAAGCCCCATGCAGATTTTCTGCTGCGCGTAAGCGGCATGTCGATGAAAGATATCGGTATCGTTGATGGTGACCTGCTGGCGGTTCATAAAACGCAGGATGTGCGTAACGGGCAGGTAGTGGTAGCGCGTATTGATGATGAAGTCACGGTAAAACGCCTGAAAAAACAGGGCAACACAGTACAGCTACTGCCAGAAAACAGCGATTTCCAACCGATCGTGGTCGATTTGCAACAGCAGACGCTGACGATTGAAGGACTCGCCGTTGGCGTTATTCGTAACGGCGACTGGCTCTGA
- a CDS encoding diacylglycerol kinase has protein sequence MANNVTGLVRIIKAAGYSWKGLRAAWQHEAAFRQEAVLALVAIIIACWLDIDAMTRVMLIGSVVLIIIVEILNSAIEAVVDRIGNEFHPLAGRAKDMGSAAVLISIILALFVWVTLLWSYLR, from the coding sequence ATGGCAAATAACGTAACGGGCCTGGTACGCATCATCAAAGCGGCGGGCTATTCCTGGAAAGGCTTGCGCGCGGCATGGCAACATGAGGCGGCGTTCCGTCAGGAAGCGGTGCTGGCGCTGGTGGCCATTATTATTGCCTGTTGGCTGGATATCGATGCCATGACGCGAGTCATGCTGATCGGTTCGGTGGTGCTTATCATCATTGTTGAAATCCTTAACAGCGCTATCGAAGCGGTCGTTGACCGTATCGGCAACGAATTCCATCCGCTGGCTGGACGGGCGAAGGATATGGGATCCGCCGCCGTTCTGATCAGCATCATACTGGCGCTTTTTGTCTGGGTAACCTTGCTCTGGTCATATTTGCGATAG
- the plsB gene encoding glycerol-3-phosphate 1-O-acyltransferase PlsB, with amino-acid sequence MSGWRKLYYKLLNLPLTFLVKSKAIPGDPVTELGLDTSRPIMYVLPYDSKADLLALRTQCRLHDLPDPLEPLEIDGTLLPRYVFIHDGPRVFPYFVPNQESVKLFHDYLDLHRNNPDLDVQMVPVSVMFGRAPGREVQGEQTPYLRELNGVQKFFAVLWLGRDSFVRFSAMVSLRRMATEHGTDKTIAQKLARVARIHFARQRLAAVGPRLPVRHDLFNKLLQSPAIAKAVEDEARSKKISQEKAQQNAVELMEEIAANFSYEMIRLTDRVIGWTWSKIYQGINVSGGERVRQLALDGHGLVYVPCHRSHMDYLLLSYVLYHQGLVPPHIAAGINLNFWPAGPIFRRLGAFFIRRTFKGNKLYSTVFREYLGELFSRGYSVEYFVEGGRSRTGRLLDPKTGTLAMTIQAMLRGGNRPITVVPVYIGYEHVMEVGTYAKELRGAAKEKESFMQMVRGLSKLRNLGQGYVNFGEPLPLVSYLNKQVPEWRDSIDPIVAQRPQWLTPAVNDIAQQVMVRINNAGAVNAMNLCVTALLASRQRSLTREQLLEQLECYLELLRNVPYSPDATVPDMTPEALLKHALSMNKFETEQDNIGDIIILPREQAVLMTYYRNNVHHMLVMPSLIAAIVQQRREIDTAELLRQVEVIYPLLKSELFLRWDQAQLPQLLQSLVAELARQQLITVEGETMRLNATRFRTLQLLAAGMRETLQRYAITFSILSANPEINRGSLEKESRTLAQRLSVLHGINAPEFFDKAVFSTLVLTLRDEGYISDTGDAALDKTQSTSRLLSELITSDVRQTIENAVAHS; translated from the coding sequence ATGTCAGGTTGGCGTAAACTTTATTATAAGTTACTGAATTTACCACTTACATTTTTAGTTAAAAGTAAGGCGATACCGGGCGATCCGGTCACCGAACTGGGTCTGGATACATCACGCCCCATTATGTATGTGCTGCCTTACGATTCAAAGGCCGATTTGCTGGCGCTGCGCACCCAGTGCCGCCTGCATGATCTGCCCGATCCGCTTGAGCCGCTGGAGATCGATGGTACGCTGCTGCCGCGTTATGTTTTTATTCATGACGGCCCGCGCGTATTCCCCTATTTCGTGCCGAATCAGGAATCGGTGAAGCTGTTTCACGATTATCTCGATCTGCACCGTAATAATCCCGATTTAGACGTACAGATGGTGCCGGTTTCGGTGATGTTTGGCCGTGCGCCGGGACGCGAGGTACAGGGCGAACAGACACCTTATCTGCGCGAACTGAACGGGGTGCAAAAATTTTTCGCCGTGCTGTGGCTGGGGCGTGACAGTTTTGTTCGCTTTTCAGCGATGGTTTCGCTACGCCGAATGGCGACGGAACACGGTACCGATAAAACTATCGCGCAAAAACTGGCGCGTGTGGCGCGCATCCATTTCGCCCGTCAACGGCTGGCTGCCGTAGGGCCACGTCTGCCGGTACGCCACGATCTGTTTAACAAGCTGTTGCAATCACCAGCTATCGCTAAAGCGGTAGAAGATGAGGCGCGCAGTAAGAAAATTTCGCAGGAAAAAGCGCAGCAAAATGCCGTCGAGCTGATGGAAGAAATTGCTGCCAACTTCTCCTATGAAATGATCCGCCTTACCGATCGCGTTATCGGCTGGACGTGGAGCAAAATTTATCAGGGCATCAACGTTAGCGGCGGCGAACGAGTGCGTCAGCTGGCGCTGGACGGACATGGGCTGGTTTACGTACCTTGTCACCGCAGCCATATGGATTATCTGCTGCTTTCCTATGTGCTCTATCATCAGGGCCTGGTGCCGCCGCATATCGCCGCCGGTATTAACCTTAACTTCTGGCCCGCCGGTCCGATTTTCCGCCGCCTGGGTGCATTCTTTATCCGTCGCACCTTTAAAGGCAACAAACTCTACTCCACGGTGTTCCGTGAATATCTGGGCGAACTGTTCAGCCGCGGTTATTCCGTAGAGTATTTTGTTGAGGGCGGGCGCTCGCGTACCGGACGCCTGCTCGATCCGAAAACCGGCACGCTGGCAATGACGATACAGGCGATGCTGCGTGGCGGTAATCGCCCGATTACCGTGGTGCCGGTCTATATCGGTTACGAGCACGTAATGGAAGTGGGTACTTACGCCAAAGAGCTGCGCGGCGCGGCGAAAGAGAAAGAGAGCTTTATGCAGATGGTGCGTGGCCTCAGTAAGCTGCGCAACCTGGGGCAGGGCTACGTTAACTTCGGCGAACCGCTGCCGCTGGTGAGCTACCTTAACAAACAGGTACCGGAGTGGCGTGACTCTATCGATCCCATTGTGGCTCAGCGCCCGCAGTGGCTGACGCCGGCAGTTAACGATATCGCTCAGCAGGTTATGGTGCGTATTAATAACGCCGGTGCCGTCAACGCGATGAACCTGTGCGTAACTGCCCTGCTCGCTTCACGTCAGCGTTCGCTAACCCGCGAACAGCTGCTGGAACAGTTAGAATGCTATCTTGAGCTGCTGCGCAACGTGCCCTATTCGCCGGATGCTACCGTGCCGGATATGACGCCAGAAGCGCTGCTGAAACATGCGCTAAGCATGAACAAGTTTGAGACCGAGCAGGACAATATCGGCGATATCATTATTCTGCCGCGTGAGCAGGCTGTGTTGATGACGTATTACCGCAATAACGTACATCATATGCTGGTCATGCCGTCGCTGATCGCCGCGATTGTGCAGCAGCGCCGCGAGATTGATACCGCAGAGCTGCTACGTCAGGTAGAAGTGATCTATCCGCTGCTGAAAAGCGAACTGTTCCTGCGCTGGGATCAAGCGCAGCTGCCGCAGCTGCTTCAGTCTCTGGTAGCGGAGCTGGCACGCCAGCAGCTTATTACGGTTGAGGGCGAAACGATGCGCCTGAATGCCACTCGCTTTCGGACGCTACAGCTGTTGGCTGCCGGGATGCGTGAAACGCTACAGCGCTATGCCATCACTTTCTCTATCCTGAGCGCCAACCCAGAAATTAATCGCGGTTCGCTGGAGAAAGAGAGCCGTACCCTGGCCCAGCGCCTGTCGGTACTGCACGGTATCAACGCACCAGAGTTCTTTGATAAAGCGGTCTTCTCGACGCTGGTGCTGACGCTGCGTGATGAAGGCTATATCAGCGATACCGGCGATGCGGCGCTGGACAAAACGCAGAGCACCTCTCGCCTGCTGTCAGAGTTGATTACCAGTGACGTGCGACAAACCATTGAAAATGCAGTCGCGCACAGCTGA
- the ubiA gene encoding 4-hydroxybenzoate octaprenyltransferase: MTKLQAYSRLMRIDKPIGSLLLLWPTLWALWLAGEAVPSLQVLLVFVLGVFFMRAAGCVVNDFADRKIDGHVKRTQMRPLASGAVTEKEAKVLFVALVLISFALVLTMNALTIWLSFAGLVLAWIYPFMKRYTHLPQVVLGAAFGWAIPMGWAAVSGSVPLNCWLLFFANICWTVAYDTQYAMVDRDDDLKIGVKSTAILFGRFDKLIIGLLQLATLLLLIWVGLRMALDGAFYWSLLVAGALFVHQQKLIADRQRERCFQAFLNNNYVGLVVFVGVALNMPPFSQ, from the coding sequence CTGACAAAGCTACAGGCGTACAGCCGCCTGATGCGTATTGATAAACCTATCGGCTCGCTGCTGCTATTGTGGCCAACACTGTGGGCGCTGTGGCTGGCAGGTGAGGCAGTGCCATCGTTACAAGTGCTGTTGGTGTTTGTGCTCGGCGTCTTTTTTATGCGCGCGGCGGGTTGTGTGGTAAATGACTTCGCCGATCGGAAAATCGACGGACATGTAAAGCGTACCCAGATGCGTCCGCTGGCCAGTGGCGCGGTCACGGAAAAAGAGGCGAAAGTGCTGTTTGTCGCCCTGGTGCTGATCTCCTTTGCGCTGGTGCTGACGATGAATGCATTAACCATCTGGCTGTCGTTTGCCGGGCTGGTGCTGGCGTGGATTTACCCTTTTATGAAGCGCTACACTCATTTGCCGCAGGTGGTGCTGGGCGCAGCTTTCGGCTGGGCGATACCTATGGGCTGGGCAGCGGTCAGCGGTAGCGTGCCGCTTAACTGCTGGCTGCTGTTTTTCGCCAATATTTGCTGGACGGTGGCTTACGATACGCAGTACGCCATGGTGGATCGGGATGACGATTTAAAAATTGGTGTCAAATCAACGGCGATCCTGTTCGGGCGCTTCGATAAGCTGATTATTGGATTATTGCAGCTGGCGACGCTGCTGCTGTTGATATGGGTAGGATTGCGTATGGCGCTGGATGGCGCTTTTTACTGGTCGCTACTGGTTGCCGGTGCGCTCTTTGTGCATCAACAAAAATTAATCGCCGATCGTCAGCGTGAGCGCTGTTTCCAGGCCTTTTTGAATAACAACTATGTTGGGCTGGTGGTGTTTGTTGGCGTTGCGCTGAACATGCCGCCTTTCAGCCAGTAG
- the ubiC gene encoding chorismate lyase gives MSDNALSLLRAIEWLPASSPLLSAALLDWLLEEDSMTKRFERHCRQVTVEPQYEGFVTAEAIAAELPFLSRESRYWLREVILFGDGVPWLVGRTVVPESTLNGPEMKLSQLGNCPLGRYLFSSSTLTRDFIDPGIVAAQWGRRSRLRLSGKPLLLTELFLPASPLYQSLSGETRD, from the coding sequence GTCAGATAACGCGCTTTCCCTGTTGCGCGCCATCGAATGGCTTCCCGCTTCGTCACCGCTTCTCTCTGCCGCACTGCTTGACTGGCTATTGGAAGAGGATTCAATGACGAAGCGCTTTGAACGCCACTGTCGGCAAGTTACCGTTGAGCCACAATATGAGGGTTTTGTCACCGCCGAGGCGATAGCCGCAGAGCTGCCGTTTCTGTCGCGAGAGTCGCGCTACTGGCTGCGCGAGGTAATCCTTTTTGGCGATGGTGTGCCCTGGCTGGTTGGCCGCACGGTAGTGCCGGAATCAACGCTGAACGGACCGGAAATGAAGCTTAGCCAGCTGGGTAACTGCCCGCTGGGTCGTTATCTTTTTTCTTCCTCAACGCTGACGCGGGACTTTATCGATCCTGGTATCGTTGCAGCGCAGTGGGGACGTCGATCCCGCCTGCGTTTGTCAGGCAAGCCGCTGCTGTTGACCGAACTTTTTTTGCCCGCTTCGCCGCTTTATCAAAGTCTGTCTGGAGAAACGCGTGACTAA